One part of the Streptomyces lienomycini genome encodes these proteins:
- a CDS encoding hemolysin family protein: MSLPLVAGAVALVVVAWLAACAEAGLARVSSFRAEEAVRSGRRGGEKLAQVAADPTRYLNVALLVRVACEMAAAALVTYACLRQFDGTAEALVIAIAVMVLLSYVAVGVSPRTIGRQHPLNTATAAAYVLVPLARVMGPIPSLLILIGNALTPGKGFRRGPFASEAELRALVDYAEAESLIEADERRMVHSVFELGDTLVREVMVPRTDLVVIERYKTIRQALTLALRSGFSRIPVTGDSEDDIVGIVYLKDLVRRTHISRDAESDLVSTAMRPASFVPDTKNAGDLLREMQKERNHVAVVIDEYGGTAGIVTIEDILEEIVGEITDEYDRELPPVEELGEDRFRVTARLDITDLGDLYGLDEYDDEDVETVGGLLAKALGRVPIAGASSIVELPDGRELRLTAEAAAGRRNKIVTVLVEPVAAAKPAEEAGSE, translated from the coding sequence ATGAGCCTCCCGCTCGTCGCCGGTGCCGTCGCCCTGGTGGTGGTCGCCTGGCTGGCCGCGTGCGCGGAGGCGGGACTCGCGAGGGTCTCCAGCTTCCGCGCCGAGGAGGCGGTACGGTCCGGGCGCCGGGGCGGCGAGAAGCTCGCCCAGGTCGCCGCCGACCCGACGCGCTACCTCAACGTGGCGCTGCTGGTCCGCGTCGCCTGCGAGATGGCGGCCGCCGCGCTGGTCACGTACGCCTGCCTGCGGCAGTTCGACGGCACCGCCGAGGCGCTGGTGATCGCCATCGCGGTGATGGTGCTGCTCTCCTACGTGGCCGTCGGGGTGTCGCCGCGCACGATCGGGCGCCAGCATCCGCTGAACACGGCGACGGCCGCGGCGTACGTGCTGGTGCCGCTGGCCCGGGTGATGGGCCCGATCCCGTCGCTGCTCATCCTCATCGGCAACGCGCTCACGCCCGGCAAGGGCTTCCGCCGGGGCCCCTTCGCCTCGGAGGCGGAGTTGCGGGCGCTGGTGGACTACGCGGAGGCGGAGTCGCTGATCGAGGCCGACGAGCGCCGCATGGTGCACTCGGTGTTCGAGCTGGGCGACACGCTCGTGCGGGAGGTCATGGTGCCGCGCACCGACCTCGTCGTCATCGAGCGGTACAAGACCATCCGGCAGGCCCTCACCCTCGCCCTGCGCTCCGGTTTCTCCCGGATACCGGTCACCGGGGACAGCGAGGACGACATCGTCGGCATCGTGTACCTGAAGGACCTGGTCCGCAGGACGCACATCAGCCGGGACGCGGAGAGCGACCTCGTCTCCACCGCGATGCGGCCCGCGTCCTTCGTGCCCGACACGAAGAACGCCGGTGACCTGCTGCGCGAGATGCAGAAGGAACGCAACCACGTCGCCGTCGTCATCGACGAGTACGGCGGCACGGCCGGCATCGTCACCATCGAGGACATCCTGGAGGAGATCGTCGGCGAGATCACCGACGAGTACGACCGGGAGCTGCCGCCGGTGGAGGAGCTGGGCGAGGACCGCTTCCGGGTGACCGCCCGCCTGGACATCACCGACCTGGGCGACCTGTACGGCCTGGACGAGTACGACGACGAGGACGTGGAGACGGTCGGCGGTCTGCTGGCCAAGGCGCTGGGCCGGGTTCCGATCGCCGGGGCCTCGTCGATCGTGGAGCTGCCGGACGGCCGGGAACTGCGGCTGACCGCGGAGGCCGCCGCGGGCCGCCGGAACAAGATCGTGACGGTGCTGGTGGAGCCGGTCGCCGCGGCGAAGCCGGCCGAGGAGGCCGGCTCCGAATGA
- a CDS encoding MmcQ/YjbR family DNA-binding protein has protein sequence MTPAKLRDFCLSFNAAEEDFPFNPETSVFKVLGKMFALTSLDGRPLTVNLKCDPDDALRLRREHPELIVPGWHMNKRHWNTVTVGGGPGGGLPDRVVRELVEDSYDLVVAGLPRAERLRLDRP, from the coding sequence ATGACCCCGGCCAAGCTGCGCGACTTCTGCCTCTCCTTCAACGCGGCGGAGGAGGACTTCCCCTTCAACCCGGAGACCTCGGTCTTCAAGGTGCTGGGGAAGATGTTCGCGCTCACCTCGCTGGACGGGCGCCCGCTCACCGTCAACCTCAAGTGCGACCCGGACGACGCCCTCCGGCTGCGGCGCGAGCACCCGGAGCTGATCGTCCCGGGCTGGCACATGAACAAGCGGCACTGGAACACGGTGACGGTGGGCGGCGGTCCCGGCGGCGGGCTCCCGGACCGTGTCGTCCGGGAGCTCGTGGAGGACTCGTACGACCTGGTGGTCGCCGGTCTACCGCGCGCGGAGCGGCTCCGCCTCGACCGCCCCTGA
- a CDS encoding cytidine/deoxycytidylate deaminase family protein codes for MTETPDLQPEDRKIVTLARSARARNGVPEGAAVRDETGRTYVAGTVALDSLHLSALRTAVAMAVASGAKSLEAAAVVTEAESAAAEDLAAVRDLGGPETPVLVAGPDGTVRETVGAG; via the coding sequence ATGACCGAGACTCCCGACCTCCAGCCCGAGGACCGCAAGATCGTCACCCTGGCCCGCTCGGCCCGCGCCCGCAACGGCGTGCCCGAGGGCGCGGCGGTACGCGACGAGACCGGCCGTACGTACGTCGCCGGGACCGTCGCCCTGGATTCCCTCCATCTCAGCGCGCTGCGCACGGCGGTGGCGATGGCGGTGGCGTCCGGTGCGAAGTCGCTGGAGGCGGCGGCCGTGGTGACGGAGGCGGAGTCGGCGGCGGCGGAGGACCTGGCGGCGGTCCGGGACCTGGGCGGCCCGGAGACGCCGGTGCTGGTGGCCGGGCCGGACGGGACCGTACGGGAGACGGTCGGCGCGGGCTGA
- a CDS encoding ATP-binding protein — MNETLRIPPLREKFFRRERRAVPDARRYAHETLAGWGLADTERGDDVLLCVSELVTNALLHGVPPGRLFLLFLRYDGRVLRVEVHDSGGGVPRITGGRDGRDEGGRGLLLVAALSDGWGVRERAPGKAVWCEFTLRPRTES; from the coding sequence GTGAACGAGACGCTCCGCATCCCGCCGCTGCGGGAGAAGTTCTTCCGCCGTGAACGCCGCGCCGTGCCCGACGCCAGGCGGTACGCCCACGAGACCCTGGCCGGCTGGGGGCTCGCCGACACCGAACGCGGCGACGACGTGCTGCTGTGCGTGAGTGAGCTGGTCACCAACGCGCTGCTGCACGGCGTACCGCCCGGACGGCTGTTCCTGCTCTTCCTGCGCTACGACGGCAGGGTGCTGCGGGTCGAGGTGCACGACAGCGGGGGCGGGGTACCGCGCATCACCGGCGGGCGGGACGGGCGGGACGAGGGCGGCCGGGGGCTGCTGCTGGTGGCCGCGCTGTCCGACGGGTGGGGTGTGCGGGAGCGGGCGCCCGGCAAGGCGGTCTGGTGCGAGTTCACGCTCCGGCCGCGGACGGAATCCTGA
- a CDS encoding helix-turn-helix domain-containing protein: protein MNSRNPSRTARSARKKNLSAMRMLGGQLGTARRAAGLTQRELGERLMLDEETVASIEQGRRPLKPDLAELLDELLETRGLLAAGVANLPEVDQFPMWAELYIQHEREAVALSWYDNAVLPGLLQTEAYARAVLRNRVPAYDEAEVESRTAARVERQEILHRACPPTLSFVVWEPVLRLALGGPDVHTEQLRHLRTLAELPGLALQFLPLDSPHHAGLDGPFILLETPDHQHLAYTESQRGSQWVSGPDEVSILARKYAMLRTQALTVQDSLGLLDRLLGER from the coding sequence ATGAACTCCAGGAATCCTTCGCGCACCGCACGCAGTGCGCGCAAGAAGAACCTTTCGGCCATGCGGATGCTGGGCGGCCAGCTCGGCACCGCCCGGCGCGCGGCGGGGCTCACCCAACGCGAGCTGGGTGAGCGGCTGATGCTGGACGAGGAGACGGTCGCGTCGATCGAGCAGGGCCGCCGCCCGCTCAAGCCAGATTTGGCGGAGCTGCTGGACGAGCTGCTGGAGACGAGGGGCCTGCTGGCGGCGGGGGTGGCCAATCTCCCGGAGGTCGACCAGTTCCCGATGTGGGCGGAGCTGTACATCCAGCACGAGCGGGAGGCCGTAGCGCTGTCCTGGTACGACAACGCGGTCCTGCCCGGCCTGCTCCAGACGGAGGCGTACGCGCGTGCCGTCCTGCGCAACCGCGTCCCCGCCTACGACGAGGCCGAGGTCGAGTCCCGCACCGCCGCCCGCGTCGAGCGCCAGGAGATCCTGCACCGCGCCTGCCCGCCCACGCTGAGCTTCGTGGTGTGGGAGCCGGTGCTGCGCCTGGCGCTCGGCGGCCCGGACGTCCACACCGAGCAACTGCGCCACCTGCGCACGCTCGCCGAACTCCCCGGCCTGGCCCTCCAGTTCCTCCCCCTGGACAGCCCGCACCACGCGGGCCTGGACGGCCCGTTCATCCTCCTGGAGACCCCGGACCACCAGCATCTCGCCTACACGGAGTCGCAGCGCGGCAGCCAGTGGGTCTCCGGCCCGGACGAGGTGTCCATCCTGGCGCGCAAGTATGCGATGCTGCGGACACAGGCCCTGACCGTTCAGGACTCCCTGGGCCTGCTCGACCGTCTGCTAGGAGAGCGATGA
- a CDS encoding DUF397 domain-containing protein translates to MNAKALQWFKSTYSGSEGGACLEVAYAWHKSSYSSDEGGQCVEVAACPHTVHVRDSKNPAADGPTFQVTSDAWAAFTTFVG, encoded by the coding sequence ATGAACGCCAAAGCACTTCAGTGGTTCAAGTCGACCTACAGCGGCAGCGAGGGCGGCGCCTGCCTCGAAGTCGCCTACGCCTGGCACAAGTCCAGCTACAGCAGCGACGAGGGCGGGCAGTGCGTGGAGGTGGCCGCCTGCCCCCACACCGTCCACGTCCGCGACTCCAAGAACCCGGCCGCCGACGGCCCCACCTTCCAGGTCACCAGCGACGCCTGGGCCGCCTTCACGACGTTCGTCGGGTAG